The proteins below come from a single Procambarus clarkii isolate CNS0578487 chromosome 54, FALCON_Pclarkii_2.0, whole genome shotgun sequence genomic window:
- the LOC138352694 gene encoding uncharacterized protein, with protein MTSEKRYAVVGFNDRSVGIISTTWIEKSDDEKILCWWPQSRHTVSAQKHEKPDTTNWRVHVVSTILSTTDDFDVAKRRCLAAEDTSNVETEDDMGYPRQRKRKPCFKYEEENSENNKRNHYSSQSKKKCSPSSYENTPSKEISPPQIPYYSGILSESKD; from the exons ATGACATCTGAAAAGCGGTATGCAGTGGTAGGCTTCAATGATCGTAGTGTGGGTATCATCTCCACAACCTGGATTGAAAAATCTGATGAT GAAAAAATATTGTgctggtggccacagagcaggcatacagttagtgcccaaaagcACGAAAAGCCAGACACGACAAATTGGCGAGTGCATGTCGTATCAACAATCCTATCAACAACTG atgattTTGACGTTGCAAAACGAAGATGCTTAGCTGCGGAAGACACTTCAAATGTCGAAACTGAAGACGATATGGGCTATCCTCGACAACGAAAAAGGAAACCATGCTTCAAATATGAAGAAGAGAATTCCGAGAATAACAAAC gcaatcatTACTCGTCTCAATCCAAGAAGAAGTGTTCGCCATCTTCATATGAGAATACACCTTCAAAAGAAATAAGTCCTCCGCAAATACCATATTATTCTGGTATATTAAGTGAATCTAAGGATTAG
- the LOC138352693 gene encoding uncharacterized protein produces MMQNMSNMLQAIYTEVNELKSDVNELKSDVKILKATLTTKETDKIIEDLIPNPIAAEGDLNVLNRKLAESSFRTKFVLLLTSVRGSDCATTVRRMMKKIGTNGLWSLYSLKGQNKKLAFLEKQELYNVILSK; encoded by the exons ATGATGCAGAATATGA gtaacatgttgcaggccatatacactgaagtgaatgaactgaaaagtgatgtgaatgaactgaaaagtgatgtgaaGATATTGAAAGCAACTTTGACTACAAAAGAAACAGACAAGATCATAGAAGATCTAATACCAAATCCTATTGCTGCAGAAGGTGATCTTAATGTTCTCAATAGGAAGTTAGCGGAAtcgagtttcagaacaaaattt gtgttgcttttaaccagtgtacgtgggtctgattgtgcaactacGGTTCGAAGAATGATGAAGAAGATAGGAACAAACGGCCTTTGGTCCTTATACAGCCTAAAAGGACAAAACAAGAAATTAGCATTTCtagaaaaacaagaactatataatgttattttaagtaagtaa